In Syngnathus scovelli strain Florida chromosome 11, RoL_Ssco_1.2, whole genome shotgun sequence, one DNA window encodes the following:
- the rargb gene encoding retinoic acid receptor gamma-B isoform X1, which produces MATNKEHQLRHMAGFPRTMYPFPFNAMRSHSPFDLLASSNLFGRFGADLPKEMAALSVETQSTSSEEMVPSSPSPPPPPRVYKPCFVCQDKSSGYHYGVSSCEGCKGFFRRSIQKNMVYTCHRDKNCQINKVTRNRCQYCRLQKCFEVGMSKEAVRNDRNKKKKDVKEEVVLPENYELSGELEELVNKVSKAHQETFPSLCQLGKYTTNSSSDHRVQLDLGLWDKFSELSTKCIIKIVEFAKRLPGFTTLTIADQITLLKSACLDILMLRICTRYTPEQDTMTFSDGLTLNRTQMHNAGFGPLTDLVFAFAGQLLPLEMDDTETGLLSAICLICGDRMDLEEPGKVDKLQEPLLEALKIYTRRRRPNKPHMFPRMLMKVTDLRGISTKGAERAITLKMEIPGPMPPLIREMLENPDAFEDSSDSAESPAPTAAAAPPVVQTIKQEEKSTYESAVEEEEEEDDDDYWDEDRERLADSDAEPWGEAAAAATSINKKNGTTQ; this is translated from the exons atggcaaccaacAAGGAGCATCAACTGCGTCATATGGCGGGCTTCCCTCGCACCATGTATCCTTTCCCTTTCAATGCCATGAGGAGCCACTCCCCCTTTGACCTGCTGGCCAGCAGCAACCTCTTTGGCCGCTTTGGGGCAGACCTTCCGAAAGAGATGGCAGCATTGT CCGTGGAGACCCAGAGCACCAGCTCCGAGGAGATGGTGCCCagctcgccttctcctccgccgccgcctcgcGTCTACAAGCCCTGCTTCGTGTGCCAGGACAAGTCGTCTGGATACCACTACGGGGTCAGCTCCTGTGAGGGCTGCAAG GGTTTTTTCCGGCGCAGCATTCAAAAGAACATGGTGTACACGTGCCACCGAGACAAGAACTGCCAGATCAACAAGGTGACCCGCAATCGCTGTCAGTACTGCCGGCTGCAAAAGTGCTTTGAGGTGGGCATGTCCAAAGAAGCAGTACGTAATGAccgcaacaaaaagaaaaaggacgtgaaggaggaggtggtgCTGCCTGAAAACTACGAGCTGAGCGGCGAGCTCGAGGAGCTGGTCAACAAAGTGAGCAAAGCCCACCAGGAGACATTTCCGTCACTGTGCCAGCTGGGCAAATACACCACA AACTCGAGCTCTGACCACAGAGTCCAGCTGGACTTGGGCCTGTGGGACAAGTTCAGTGAGTTGTCCACCAAGTGCATCATCAAGATTGTGGAGTTTGCCAAGCGACTACCAGGCTTCACTACGCTAACCATCGCCGACCAGATCACCCTCCTCAAGTCTGCTTGTCTGGACATCCTG ATGCTGAGGATATGCACGCGCTATACCCCTGAGCAAGACACCATGACCTTCTCAGACGGCCTGACCCTCAACAGAACCCAGATGCATAACGCCGGCTTCGGCCCGCTCACAGACCTGGTGTTCGCCTTCGCCGGGCAGCTGCTGCCCTTGGAGATGGACGATACTGAGACGGGACTCCTCAGCGCCATCTGCCTCATCTGCGGAG ACCGTATGGACCTGGAAGAACCCGGGAAGGTGGACAAGCTGCAGGAGCCGCTGCTGGAAGCGCTGAAGATTTACACACGCCGCCGACGCCCCAACAAGCCTCACATGTTCCCGCGCATGCTGATGAAAGTCACCGACCTGCGGGGAATTAGCACTAAAG GTGCAGAGAGAGCCATCACACTGAAGATGGAGATCCCCGGTCCCATGCCGCCGCTCATCAGGGAGATGCTGGAAAACCCGGACGCATTTGAGGACAGCAGCGACTCGGCGGAAAGCCCCGCACCGACCGCCGCCGCTGCACCGCCCGTCGTTCAGACCATCAAGCAAGAGGAGAAATCCACATACGAGTCGGcggtggaggaggaagaggaggaggatgatgacGACTATTGGGACGAGGACAGGGAACGGCTGGCGGACAGTGACGCCGAGCCGTGGGGGGAGGCGGCTGCAGCGGCGACCAGCATAAACAAGAAAAACGGGACAACGCAGTAG
- the smug1 gene encoding single-strand selective monofunctional uracil DNA glycosylase, with amino-acid sequence MLNDIAVSQPDGNEQDSKEKIILKWTPELNATPSCRFLQLELELNAHLRGLRFGEPVQYVYNPLEYAWETHRCYVEKYCQAGQSFLFLGMNPGPFGMAQTGVPFGEVKSVVNWLKITGAVGRPDNEHPKRRISGLACTQSEVSGARFWGFFQKLCGEPAAFFRHCFVHNLCPLIFMRSSGKNLTPPELDIHERKELLRLCDIALCQAVEALGVSMVIGVGRVAEQQARRALTAAGMDVRVEGIMHPSPRNPLANKGWESVAKAKLAQLGILPLLSNDTRPESSHTQETL; translated from the exons atgTTAAACGACATTGCAGTGTCGCAACCTGATGGAAACGAGCAGGACTCTAAAGAAAAAATCATATTGAAGTGGACCCCGGAACTCAACGCAACCCCTTCATGTAGGTTCCTGCAGCTCGAGCTGGAGCTCAACGCGCATCTCCGTGGGCTCCGTTTCGGGGAACCCGTCCAATATGTGTACAACCCACTGGAGTATGCGTGGGAGACGCACCGGTGCTACGTAGAGAAGTACTGCCAGGCGGGACAGAGCTTCTTGTTTTTGGGCATGAATCCGGGACCGTTCGGCATGGCCCAGACGGGG GTTCCTTTTGGCGAAGTGAAGTCAGTCGTGAACTGGTTGAAGATAACAGGGGCAGTCGGTCGCCCTGACAACGAGCATCCGAAACGCCGCATCAGCGGCCTGGCCTGCACTCAGAGCGAAGTGAGCGGTGCCCGCTTCTGGGGCTTCTTCCAAAAGTTGTGCGGCGAGCCTGCTGCTTTCTTCCGTCACTGTTTTGTACACAACCTTTGCCCCCTCATTTTCATGAGGAGCAGCGGGAAGAACCTGACCCCCCCTGAGCTTGATATCCATGAGCGCAAGGAGCTCCTGCGCTTGTGTGACATTGCCCTGTGCCAAGCCGTGGAGGCCCTGGGTGTCTCCATGGTGATCGGTGTGGGCAGGGTGGCAGAGCAGCAGGCACGCCGTGCTCTTACCGCAGCTGGTATGGACGTGCGAGTGGAGGGCATCATGCATCCTTCCCCCAGGAACCCTTTGGCCAATAAAGGCTGGGAGAGTGTGGCTAAAGCTAAGCTAGCACAACTAGGCATCCTCCCTTTACTTAGCAACGACACAAGGCCAGAATCCTCTCACACTCAAGAGACTTTATAG
- the rargb gene encoding retinoic acid receptor gamma-B isoform X2, protein MFDCMEALGLAPRPLYDVAAQGSCMLSKAPTFFSSLDPFAWAGTGSLQSVETQSTSSEEMVPSSPSPPPPPRVYKPCFVCQDKSSGYHYGVSSCEGCKGFFRRSIQKNMVYTCHRDKNCQINKVTRNRCQYCRLQKCFEVGMSKEAVRNDRNKKKKDVKEEVVLPENYELSGELEELVNKVSKAHQETFPSLCQLGKYTTNSSSDHRVQLDLGLWDKFSELSTKCIIKIVEFAKRLPGFTTLTIADQITLLKSACLDILMLRICTRYTPEQDTMTFSDGLTLNRTQMHNAGFGPLTDLVFAFAGQLLPLEMDDTETGLLSAICLICGDRMDLEEPGKVDKLQEPLLEALKIYTRRRRPNKPHMFPRMLMKVTDLRGISTKGAERAITLKMEIPGPMPPLIREMLENPDAFEDSSDSAESPAPTAAAAPPVVQTIKQEEKSTYESAVEEEEEEDDDDYWDEDRERLADSDAEPWGEAAAAATSINKKNGTTQ, encoded by the exons ATGTTCGACTGCATGGAGGCTCTGGGGCTGGCCCCGCGGCCCCTCTACGATGTGGCTGCACAGGGATCCTGCATGCTGTCCAAGGCGCCCACGTTCTTCTCCAGCCTGGACCCCTTCGCTTGGGCCGGGACTGGCAGCCTTCAGT CCGTGGAGACCCAGAGCACCAGCTCCGAGGAGATGGTGCCCagctcgccttctcctccgccgccgcctcgcGTCTACAAGCCCTGCTTCGTGTGCCAGGACAAGTCGTCTGGATACCACTACGGGGTCAGCTCCTGTGAGGGCTGCAAG GGTTTTTTCCGGCGCAGCATTCAAAAGAACATGGTGTACACGTGCCACCGAGACAAGAACTGCCAGATCAACAAGGTGACCCGCAATCGCTGTCAGTACTGCCGGCTGCAAAAGTGCTTTGAGGTGGGCATGTCCAAAGAAGCAGTACGTAATGAccgcaacaaaaagaaaaaggacgtgaaggaggaggtggtgCTGCCTGAAAACTACGAGCTGAGCGGCGAGCTCGAGGAGCTGGTCAACAAAGTGAGCAAAGCCCACCAGGAGACATTTCCGTCACTGTGCCAGCTGGGCAAATACACCACA AACTCGAGCTCTGACCACAGAGTCCAGCTGGACTTGGGCCTGTGGGACAAGTTCAGTGAGTTGTCCACCAAGTGCATCATCAAGATTGTGGAGTTTGCCAAGCGACTACCAGGCTTCACTACGCTAACCATCGCCGACCAGATCACCCTCCTCAAGTCTGCTTGTCTGGACATCCTG ATGCTGAGGATATGCACGCGCTATACCCCTGAGCAAGACACCATGACCTTCTCAGACGGCCTGACCCTCAACAGAACCCAGATGCATAACGCCGGCTTCGGCCCGCTCACAGACCTGGTGTTCGCCTTCGCCGGGCAGCTGCTGCCCTTGGAGATGGACGATACTGAGACGGGACTCCTCAGCGCCATCTGCCTCATCTGCGGAG ACCGTATGGACCTGGAAGAACCCGGGAAGGTGGACAAGCTGCAGGAGCCGCTGCTGGAAGCGCTGAAGATTTACACACGCCGCCGACGCCCCAACAAGCCTCACATGTTCCCGCGCATGCTGATGAAAGTCACCGACCTGCGGGGAATTAGCACTAAAG GTGCAGAGAGAGCCATCACACTGAAGATGGAGATCCCCGGTCCCATGCCGCCGCTCATCAGGGAGATGCTGGAAAACCCGGACGCATTTGAGGACAGCAGCGACTCGGCGGAAAGCCCCGCACCGACCGCCGCCGCTGCACCGCCCGTCGTTCAGACCATCAAGCAAGAGGAGAAATCCACATACGAGTCGGcggtggaggaggaagaggaggaggatgatgacGACTATTGGGACGAGGACAGGGAACGGCTGGCGGACAGTGACGCCGAGCCGTGGGGGGAGGCGGCTGCAGCGGCGACCAGCATAAACAAGAAAAACGGGACAACGCAGTAG
- the calcoco1b gene encoding calcium-binding and coiled-coil domain-containing protein 1b isoform X2 — translation MEKQYPQSSVVFRNVGQRYFPQTRVECHYSVTSTHQWSSSDWIGIFKVGWSSLSEYHTYAWSLVPEGYAEGSAVDCCALFQAFYLPRPNPVEYQFVYVDKMGKVCAQSRPFTFCAPKPLDELETLSEERNEEEGGGYDDKEELLLVVPRAQLLQSELDKCLREKAELQQAVQEAKREIEEERRSNIKAKVEWESERDALKEELDQLCQNLTHKCDVLKKVEGENKDVKSSEENLSSELSQLTVEQAHIQQQMKDLEDEVKVLTDREKETKVEMERQEEMLMKLSAQIKNVEEKRKLLQAEHETSQAEVRGLQTRLEASERSAEGLRGELRELGTRHGHTHAELHQSRLQVAQLGLQLSEEKLLLREERANWALEREAFRSAAQADHQKIEDLRIKVQRAEERLLEKEKMPFWRENDSDSKQTDSGKKQVKQAVDRHLADSVFSESANYIMW, via the exons ATGGAGAAACAATATCCACAGTCCTCGGTGGTGTTTCGAAATGTGGGTCAACGTTACTTCCCCCAAACCAGGGTCGAGTGTCACTACAGCGTGACTTCAACCCATCAGTGGAGCAGCAGTGACTGGATTGGGATCTTCAAG GTGGGATGGTCGTCACTTAGCGAGTACCACACGTACGCCTGGTCGCTTGTCCCCGAAGGTTACGCCGAAGGAAGtgctgttgactgctgtgcactttTTCAAG CTTTCTACCTACCTCGCCCCAACCCGGTGGAGTACCAATTCGTCTACGTCGACAAGATGGGGAAAGTGTGCGCCCAAAGCCGACCCTTCACCTTCTGCGCGCCCAAACCTCTGGATGAGTTGGAGACCTTGAGTGAAGAGCGAAAtgaggaagaaggaggaggcTATGATGACAAGGAGGAGCTGCTCCTTGTAGTCCCCAGAGCTCAGCTGCTccag AGTGAGCTGGACAAGTGCTTGAGGGAGAAAGCAGAGTTGCAGCAGGCTGTGCAGGAGGCCAAACGGGAAATagaggaggagaggaggagcAACATAAAAGCTAAGGTGGAATGGGAGAGCGAAAGGGATGCTTTGAAGGAGGAGCTAGACCAGCTCTGTCAAAACCTGACACATAAATGTGACGTCTTGAAGAAAGTGGAAGGAGAAAACAAA GATGTGAAAAGCAGTGAGGAGAATCTCTCCTCGGAACTGAGTCAACTTACGGTTGAACAAGCGCACATTCAGCAACAAATGAAAGACTTGGAAGATGAAGTCAAGGTGTTGACTgatagagagaaagagacaaAAGTGGAGATGGAAAGGCAA GAGGAGATGCTGATGAAACTATCAGCTCAGATCAAAAATGTCGAAGAAAAGAGAAAGTTGCTGCAG GCAGAGCATGAAACTTCGCAGGCAGAGGTCCGCGGCCTGCAAACTCGCCTGGAGGCGAGCGAGCGCTCAGCCGAGGGACTTCGCGGCGAGCTGAGGGAGCTGGGCACCCGCCATGGGCACACCCACGCCGAGCTGCACCAAAGCCGACTGCAGGTGGCCCAACTGGGCCTGCAGCTCTCTGAGGAGAAGCTTCTTCTCAGGGAGGAGCGTGCCAACTGGGCCCTGGAGAGAGAAGCTTTCCGGAGTGCGGCGCAG GCTGACCACCAGAAAATAGAGGACCTGAGGATTAAAGTGCAAAGGGCGGAAGAGCGACTGCTGGAGAAGGAGAAAATGCCGTTTTGGAGAGAGAATGACAGTGATAGT AAGCAGACTGACAGTGGTAAGAAACAAGTGAAGCAGGCCGTGGACCGCCACCTTGCAGACTCTGTCTTCAG TGAATCGGCGAACTACATCATGTGGTGA
- the calcoco1b gene encoding calcium-binding and coiled-coil domain-containing protein 1b isoform X1, whose amino-acid sequence MEKQYPQSSVVFRNVGQRYFPQTRVECHYSVTSTHQWSSSDWIGIFKVGWSSLSEYHTYAWSLVPEGYAEGSAVDCCALFQAFYLPRPNPVEYQFVYVDKMGKVCAQSRPFTFCAPKPLDELETLSEERNEEEGGGYDDKEELLLVVPRAQLLQSELDKCLREKAELQQAVQEAKREIEEERRSNIKAKVEWESERDALKEELDQLCQNLTHKCDVLKKVEGENKDVKSSEENLSSELSQLTVEQAHIQQQMKDLEDEVKVLTDREKETKVEMERQEEMLMKLSAQIKNVEEKRKLLQAEHETSQAEVRGLQTRLEASERSAEGLRGELRELGTRHGHTHAELHQSRLQVAQLGLQLSEEKLLLREERANWALEREAFRSAAQADHQKIEDLRIKVQRAEERLLEKEKMPFWRENDSDSKQTDSGKKQVKQAVDRHLADSVFRSLSTGSTALWLQDYAAGRDMTSG is encoded by the exons ATGGAGAAACAATATCCACAGTCCTCGGTGGTGTTTCGAAATGTGGGTCAACGTTACTTCCCCCAAACCAGGGTCGAGTGTCACTACAGCGTGACTTCAACCCATCAGTGGAGCAGCAGTGACTGGATTGGGATCTTCAAG GTGGGATGGTCGTCACTTAGCGAGTACCACACGTACGCCTGGTCGCTTGTCCCCGAAGGTTACGCCGAAGGAAGtgctgttgactgctgtgcactttTTCAAG CTTTCTACCTACCTCGCCCCAACCCGGTGGAGTACCAATTCGTCTACGTCGACAAGATGGGGAAAGTGTGCGCCCAAAGCCGACCCTTCACCTTCTGCGCGCCCAAACCTCTGGATGAGTTGGAGACCTTGAGTGAAGAGCGAAAtgaggaagaaggaggaggcTATGATGACAAGGAGGAGCTGCTCCTTGTAGTCCCCAGAGCTCAGCTGCTccag AGTGAGCTGGACAAGTGCTTGAGGGAGAAAGCAGAGTTGCAGCAGGCTGTGCAGGAGGCCAAACGGGAAATagaggaggagaggaggagcAACATAAAAGCTAAGGTGGAATGGGAGAGCGAAAGGGATGCTTTGAAGGAGGAGCTAGACCAGCTCTGTCAAAACCTGACACATAAATGTGACGTCTTGAAGAAAGTGGAAGGAGAAAACAAA GATGTGAAAAGCAGTGAGGAGAATCTCTCCTCGGAACTGAGTCAACTTACGGTTGAACAAGCGCACATTCAGCAACAAATGAAAGACTTGGAAGATGAAGTCAAGGTGTTGACTgatagagagaaagagacaaAAGTGGAGATGGAAAGGCAA GAGGAGATGCTGATGAAACTATCAGCTCAGATCAAAAATGTCGAAGAAAAGAGAAAGTTGCTGCAG GCAGAGCATGAAACTTCGCAGGCAGAGGTCCGCGGCCTGCAAACTCGCCTGGAGGCGAGCGAGCGCTCAGCCGAGGGACTTCGCGGCGAGCTGAGGGAGCTGGGCACCCGCCATGGGCACACCCACGCCGAGCTGCACCAAAGCCGACTGCAGGTGGCCCAACTGGGCCTGCAGCTCTCTGAGGAGAAGCTTCTTCTCAGGGAGGAGCGTGCCAACTGGGCCCTGGAGAGAGAAGCTTTCCGGAGTGCGGCGCAG GCTGACCACCAGAAAATAGAGGACCTGAGGATTAAAGTGCAAAGGGCGGAAGAGCGACTGCTGGAGAAGGAGAAAATGCCGTTTTGGAGAGAGAATGACAGTGATAGT AAGCAGACTGACAGTGGTAAGAAACAAGTGAAGCAGGCCGTGGACCGCCACCTTGCAGACTCTGTCTTCAG GTCCCTGTCCACTGGGAGTACTGCATTGTGGCTACAAGATTATGCAGCTGGCCGGGACATGACTTCGGGCTGA